From Anopheles darlingi chromosome 2, idAnoDarlMG_H_01, whole genome shotgun sequence, the proteins below share one genomic window:
- the LOC125959554 gene encoding serine proteinase stubble, with amino-acid sequence MFAIDCFKANGTHLGVCIDKIFFGSCCQVNDDRLLFDPDITDNSIDHNSVGSFGQQHFPQSSVMNTHRKPPLTETRLPTTNGNGTKYELISSSSTTTRRTTPKTPPPGRRTTATAHVRTTTKAPLKLQQKDDIQTTTEYQEFTTFQYVQSSKNPAVSPGASTSTNKRPTVRPTGASARPTVLDTRKPTTKVQQATTTTTTTTTTTKPYKTRRPTPNKTTIRTVPPRRPVPPQTTPSSTTNAAPTTTSTSTTKRVASPVTRLPNNTSTTSRKPPSTISSSTTFASRRPTTTQSPLKTDSTTPQRRPTTGPTLVPLTRPTVNRKRPSIPTTTSESPETTRAPRPRPKPTAQIATVPATSLDHLIESQVVTKVPPPSSTVTRVTYPITTDKVTVATTPTPTPTPSTTGRTTAELPILSSTIKAPAGASAIGLGGTEDLATLSRPGLVTWTSILDDTPTERPSSSQVIKLTSMNHQPTSSTTTVTTTTTTKRTSTTTIVEDVVTKGVTTPTSTKRTTTTPTTTTIPTTTSTISTRLPPSQLGSIGSTAPIETTLAATTPSSTSTVATSTGHITSSAAPTPTTRAGTSTTPSTVKPVPLAASSSTTESQLLRETTTVEATSVSSIVNGTGSASSSSSSTSLPVTATDAAKIPSTVNATSTTATATTATMTTGMPVKFPDQMANQTATIPTTTTLAMLANITTDGVTLAPDFLTTSTVPSLEGIDYRSVCGKRMFPEPRIVGGTKAAFGRWPWQISLRQWRTSTYLHKCGAALLNENWAITAAHCVDNVPPSDLLLRLGEYDLALEEEPYGYQERRVQIVASHPQFDPRTFEYDLALLRFYEPVSFQPNIIPVCVPENDENFIGRTAFVTGWGRLYEDGPLPSVLQEVTVPVIENKICETMYRSAGYIEHIPHIFICAGWKKGGYDSCEGDSGGPMVIQRPDKRFLLAGVISWGIGCAEPNQPGVYTRISEFRDWINQILQF; translated from the exons ATGTTTGCCATCGATTGCTTCAAAGCGAACGGCACGCATCTGGGCGTGTGCATCGACAAGATTTTCTTCGGTTCCTGCTGTCAGGTGAAC GATGACCGGTTACTGTTCGATCCCGACATAACGGATAACAGTATAGACCACAACTCGGTCGGTAGCTTCGGTCAGCAGCACTTCCCGCAATCGTCGGTGATGAACACGCACCGCAAACCGCCACTCACCGAAACGCGACTGCCAAcgaccaacggcaacggtacCAAGTACGAGCTAATCAGCAGTTCCTCGACAACGACACGTCGCACGACACCGAAGACACCGCCGCCGGGCCGCAGAACAACAGCGACGGCACACGTACGGACGACCACGAAAGCACCACTGAAGCTTCAGCAGAAGGATGACATCCAAACGACGACCGAGTACCAGGAGTTCACTACCTTCCAGTACGTGCAGAGTAGCAAGAATCCGGCGGTTTCGCCGGGAGCTTCAAcctcaacaaacaaacgaccaACGGTTCGTCCTACCGGCGCCTCTGCCAGACCAACGGTGCTTGATACTCGCAAACCGACCACCAAGGTGCAACAggcaaccacgacgacgacgacgacgacgacgacgacgaaaccgtACAAAACTCGACGACCGACACCAAACAAGACGACGATCCGTACGGTTCCTCCTCGACGACCAGTTCCTCCTCAAActacaccatcatccaccacaaACGCTGCACCAACGacaacgtcgacgtcgacgactaAGCGAGTAGCTAGTCCAGTTACGCGTTTACCCAACAATACCTCGACTACCTCACGCAAACCCCCGAGTACGATATCCTCCTCGACTACGTTTGCATCGCGCAGACCTACCACGACGCAATCGCCACTGAAAACAGACTCGACGACACCTCAACGACGACCGACAACGGGCCCTACGTTGGTACCACTAACCCGACCAACTGTCAACCGAAAGCGTCCCTCGATTCCGACGACCACAAGTGAAAGCCCCGAAACGACACGTGCACCACGTCCAAGACCTAAACCAACGGCTCAGATCGCCACAGTTCCTGCCACCTCACTGGATCACTTGATAGAATCCCAAGTCGTGACAAaagttccaccaccatcgagtaCGGTTACCAGGGTAACTTATCCTATTACCACGGATAAGGTCACGGTAGCTACTACCCCGACACCTACTCCAACTCCTTCGACAACCGGACGAACTACGGCGGAGTTACCGATTCTCTCCTCAACAATCAAGGCTCCAGCAGGAGCGTCAGCCATTGGGCTCGGTGGTACGGAGGATCTTGCAACCCTCTCCCGGCCCGGGTTGGTCACCTGGACCAGCATCCTGGACGATACACCGACGGAACGTCCAAGTTCGAGCCAAG TAATCAAACTAACCAGCATGAACCATCAACCCA CAAGTTCTACGACCACGgtgacgactacgacgacgacgaagcgcaCTAGCACAACGACGATCGTTGAAGATGTAGTCACCAAAGGCGTCACGACACCGACTTCTACcaaacgaacaacaacgacaccaacgacgacgacgataccgacaacaacatcaacgatATCCACTAGATTACCACCGTCGCAGCTCGGTAGCATCGGATCAACGGCGCCTATCGAGACGACATTAGCCGCAACGACTCCATCATCAACGTCCACTGTAGCGACATCCACCGGTCACATCACATCGTCAgccgcaccgacaccgacgacga GAGCAGGTACCTCGACGACCCCTTCCACTGTGAAACCGGTGCCACTTGCCGCCTCATCGAGCACTACGGAGTCGCAGCTCTTGCgtgagacgacgacggtcgaag CGACATCGGTAAGCTCGATTGTGAATGGAACGGGCAgcgcatcctcctcctcctcctcgacctCACTCCCGGTCACTGCCACCGACGCGGCGAAGATTCCTTCCACGGTTAATGCGACgtcaacgacggcgacggcgacgacggccacgatgACGACCGGCATGCCTGTCAAATTCCCGGATCAAATGGCCAATCAGACGGCGACGATCCCGACCACCACGACGCTCGCGATGCTGGCCAACATTACAACGGACGGCGTTACGCTAGCACCGGACTTCCTGACCACATCGACGGTGCCTTCGCTCGAGGGCATCGATTACCGATCAG TGTGCGGTAAAAGGATGTTCCCGGAGCCACGCATCGTCGGTGGTACGAAAGCAGCATTCGGTCGCTGGCCCTGGCAGATCTCGTTGCGCCAATGGCGAACCTCGACCTATCTGCACAAGTGTGGTGCTGCGCTGCTGAACGAAAACTGGGCCATCACCGCGGCACATTGTGTGGACAA TGTCCCACCATCGGATCTGTTACTTCGGTTAGGCGAGTACGATCTGGCGCTCGAGGAAGAACCGTACGGTTATCAGGAACGCCGCGTCCAGATTGTCGCCTCCCATCCACAGTTCGATCCACGGACGTTCGAGTACGATTTGGCGCTGCTAAG ATTCTATGAACCGGTCAGCTTCCAGCCCAACATCATACCAGTGTGCGTGCCGGAGAACGATGAGAACTTCATCGGCCGTACAGCGTTCGTGACCGGATGGGGTCGCCTGTACGAAG ATGGACCACTGCCGAGTGTACTGCAGGAGGTGACGGTGCCGGTGATCGAGAACAAGATCTGCGAGACGATGTACCGGAGCGCGGGATACATTGAGCACATTCCGCACATCTTCATCTGTGCCGGCTGGAAGAAGGGAGGATACGATTCGTGTGAAG GTGACTCCGGTGGTCCGATGGTGATCCAGCGTCCCGATAAGCGCTTCCTGCTCGCCGGTGTCATCTCGTGGGGTATCGGGTgtgccgaaccgaaccaaccggGCGTTTACACCAGGATATCCGAGTTCCGAGACTGGATCAACCAGATACTGCAGTTCTAA